AGCTTTTTAGGTTTTCCATCTTGACCAAGGTTACAATTGTTTTTCTCTTAATGTACATTTTCCTTGGATCTTTCTTTTAGGTGATAAAGTAATTGCACTTTTGTTTGAAAGATGAACTTATATTCTCAAATTGCATGCAAGAAGtgaattttctctctcattctaTTTCTTATAACTCTGCTTGATGGTAATCTACTTTGCTGTGGAATGATGTGCACCTATTGGTTTAGGGTTGGTGATGTTGCTATTCATCTAGATTCTCCTTAATggtttgataattttctttctttcaagtATGCTTACACATGTATGGTTACAAACGTCTCCATCCATGTCAAACGCAGTACTTCACTTATTCATTCTTAGGCAATtctatttgttctttttcctgtGTCTAATGTATATAAATAaagttacaaatttttttttctttgttttgttttgtttcattGGTTCTACTGTTGTCTGTGGTAAGCTAAACTTGTGACTTTGTATGATTACATCTTTCATGCTAATTGCTATTGCTTAGTGAAATATTGTGAATCTTGGTATACTCTTTTTCTTATGTCTAGTGTTGATAACTCCTTCTGCTATACATCCTTTAGCCTTTCATCTCCTGCATGGCCTCCAGTTAGAAATGTTGTAATACTTGTTAATTGGGATGGTGGCAGTGCAGAGATTAGTTCGTCTCACTTTGGAACATCCGCAATACCCGTCGGAATATTCTTTCCCATCATACGAAGAGGTTTGTTATCAGAACTGCCGGTTTTCTTTTTAGTGCTACTTGGCAACAAATGTTCTGAAGTTCACATTATCATTTGTTGCTGCAATATAATGAATTATGTGTAGTGGTGTAGAATATTGACTTGTGAGATGTTCAGTGAGGTTTTTCATTGAATTAGTTTTCTAGTTTAATACTTGAATCTGCAGAAATCCTGTCTAAGTGTCAAACCTCGGTTTTATTCAGGGCTACATAGTCTGCAACAACCAGTTATAGTGTGGTAAGGAAGGCTCCATTGACATCAAAGGCTCAGTTGATGTAATTAAAATCTAGGTCGACCATTTTGGATGGTAGCAGCAGTggctttttatattttagttctcCTCATTCTTTCTTCAGCTCAAGGTATGACaagggaaataaaaaatccaactaGTTTTAGATTTGGAAGATCTGCAAAAAATCACTATAAGTTAGCATGTCTGCAGTGTTAATCCCTTGATTTGGAGCTCCCAGTTGAGTGTGGCTTAGAGAATGGGGTTGAGCATGTGTTCACTGAGGATGTCATAACATAATCACTGTAAGTTGCAGGATTAATTTGTCCAGGGCATCTTGTCAAGTGTGCCCTTGTGGGCCTTTCAGTTAGTAAATATAAACTTGAACTATAGGAATATCTATTTAAAGAAATAGAGTGATGCTGATATGCTGATGGGTTGGTGGGATCTCCTCCACCCCTGTCAATCATgcattttctcatttatctgtCCAAATTTAAGAATGAAATTTGCATCAAATCTAATGCGGAACAACCTTCTTTTGATGCTTTTCATGCTATAGTTGCAATGAGAATCAAGAATCATTCTGTATGATATAATGTTGTCTAAAATACAGAcatatttgaaatattaaaGGCTAATTTGTTATTTGCAAATTTCGGAGACAAAAATGATGAGATAGTTAACTGCTGTTCTTAATTTATTGATGTTTTACCATAGTCGTGTTAGCTAAGGCAATGAAATTGCAGTGATGCGGATTGCCATCCTCATGGTCATCCTTGCATCCTTCAAACTAATGCCTATGAAATTGCTATATTTTGATAGGCTGCTGGGATCGAGATCCTATTTAGGCAGAGCTTACTCTGTGCTCCAAATTCCAATGTAAAAGTTTCTGATAGGTCTCAATTTTGTGGATGAAGATATTCCATATTTAATCTAAGCGCAGGACCACCAATGGTGAGGAAAAGAGTGCCTTGTTTGGGTTAAGTCCTGTCAAAGGGCACTTTCAGTGTGTAGCCTAATTTTCATCATGAGGGATTACTAAGCGTAAGTTACTAGAAATTCACTGTTGTAGCACTTATCTGCAACTAAAGATAAAGTTAGCAACTTAAGTTTAATGTGAGTTTTAGAAGGAACAGCAGAttatttggcttttttttttttttttttttaggaagcCAGAAATTGTAGTAATATGCTATTTTGATCAATTAGTTTGTATGGCCTAATGTGTGGTTTCGTATTGTCAAGTTCGTACTGGGTGCTGATAAGACCAATGAAGTTTTACTTCAGTTGTTTTTCATTCCCTAAATGATCTTGATAAATGTGCTGCACAATGGATATGTGCATTATGCTTTTCTGCATTGTTTTTTCCCCTAATATGGTTAGATGGTGAAGCAGGAATGGGTGGTTATAAAGCTCAAGAAAAAGTCCAAGGTGATGAGATCAACCAATTTGGTTGCTGTCGACTGTGAGATGGTGCTATGTGAAGATGGCACTGAAGCTTGTGTGAGAGTATGTGTTGTGGATCGCAATCTGAAGGTACTTGTTTGTTCATGGCCACATTCGATGATGTAGTATGATGGTTGAAGGGCCTTTGAAGAAGGAAGGATACATAAAACCATGCTGTATTTCTCCTTTTAGTTTTAACTTGCTGCattttttgctctctttttatatccattttttttttttttggtgggtgtTGGTTGTGGAGCTTTTGTGGTGGAGGAGAGAGACGCAATTTCCACACTAGAAATAAtatcatttgaagaaaaaaaaatgttctccAAAAACAGAAGGTTCAACAGCTTCTGCTCCTTTCCAAGATTTGTTGTTGTACATTTTGACCTTCATTGAGACCTTTGTTGTTGCAGGTCAAACTTAATGAGTTTGTGAATCCTGGTAAAGCAATTGCAGATTACAGAACTGAGATTACGGGAATTGCTGCAGCTGATTTGGATGGAGTTAAATGCTCATTATCAGATGTACAGGTGCATTCTCTGAATGGCCTTTTAAACTTAATGCTTAGTCTATATAGTTGAGTGCTACTTCACTGGGACAAAGTTGGCTTATTTTGCAGACATCTATGAAGAAGCTATTATCACATGGAACTATTCTAGTTGGCCACAGTTTGAACAATGATTTGCAAGGTAATTGAGCTTTTTGATTTGATACATTAAATTTTTCTCTCTGTCAGTACTAGAACTTTGAGAAATCATTTAGAATTGGTAGTTTTCCATTTGGTTGAATACATCCTTGTTCATACTTTTCATTCTGTATCTTTGGTTTCAGCACTGAAGCTGGATCATGCGAGAGTAATTGATACCTCTTACATCTTCAAGTATTCTGATGCACCTTTTCAAAGAAAGCCATCTTTAAATAATCTGTGTAAGGCAAGTAACTCGAAATTTTGATGTATCGTGTCCACTTTCTTTGCCAATACAGTAATAATTTACTTTCTAGTGTTTTAAAGCCAAAGCATCTATTTATTTTGAAGTTTCCCCTCAAATGCTTACATCTGAGTTTTCTGCCTTTTGGATGTGGTATAGCCCTTACAAGTCTTACTTCTCCACTCTTACGTTGGACATCCCTTTGGCAGAATTATAGCAAGCAGAAGATGCATTCTGTGCATTATTGATGAGTTTAATGCGTCATTTTGGCAGTCTGTTCTGGGCTATGAAGTTAGAGAGAAGGGTGCACCACATAATTGTCTAGATGATGCTTGTGCTGCAATGAAGCTTGTTCTTGCTGTTGTTGAGCGTGGATGCGATACAAATATTCCGTGTCTCCATGATGTTGTGAGTTTCTTTGCTTGCTACTCGAGTTTCTGTGAATCATTAACCTTCCTTTCTTGatctcttgattttctcattttctaggTACCTGATTCCGAAGTGGCCAAGCTGCTGCTTCACAGGATACCTAGAATTGTGCCCATTGGAGAATTACATGGAGCAATGCCTGGGGAATTTAGAGTTGAACCAAaggtttgaaaatttgaaacacTGTAATATGTAGTTGATATGGTTATATTATCTGTGCCATCTAATGTAGTAGTTAAACCCACCTTGTTGGTTATTGGTGATGCTTTCCTTGGGAGTTTTAGCTGTGTATGCTTTCTCTTCTTGCTTGTTTTCTGTGGATTAGTTAGAGAAAATAGCATGGCCTGTCTACTAAATGTTGAGACATGTTACAAGTTTTACTTGGCAAGCTAAACTGTTCCTATATTGttatttttggccaattcaTTTTATTCTCTACAGACATGGGAAATTTTGTATATGACTGATGAAAGAACAGTGCATTCATGCTTGCatgtatttattatttattatgacAAACTTGTCAACTTGAAAATATTCTCTAAACGGTACTGTCAACTcaggaaaaaaatgaagttggGATGTAAGAATTTTGCACTTTGCATAAGTTAAAGTTCTTTGGTGATAGGCTATTGGATAAAGGGCATTAAATCTATACAGCAAGATTTCAATCTTTATACTTTAATTTTAGCCTTTAATTAACTATCTTTTTAAGCTTGCTACATTTGATGGTTTGCTGAAGTGATCTGGGAGTTAATGAGATGAACTGGTATATCGCCGAGTACCTAGATGTGTGGCTTGACATGCTATTATGCCATACTTTGTTATGGCTTTCATTATGTTTGTTCAGTGGTGGATCATTTCTTCCTGCAGTCATCTAAGAATGCTCGTGGGGATACGTATTCAGCTTTGGCTGTTTTCAGCAGTATGGAAGAGGCACATCGAGTCTATGAAAGTTTAGAGGCACTTTAGAGAAGgtaaatttttttcccttaaccTATAATTGATCCATGAGAGGATTGctttctttctattcttttcttgaTGGAGGCTCTTGATAATTTTGCTCATTTCGCTCTTAATTTCCGAAactaattgaaatattttgttGGGTTCCTTAAAGGACTCATTTGGACGGTCTCAGAAAGTAATTACATTTCATCTCAGTACCGGTACTGAGGCTAATTTATGCGTCCGTGAAACAATGCACGACAACTCCCTCGGTCAGTTGTTAAAGAAGAGAGCAGCCGAGATGTTGGATTCTGGGGAATTGAAAAAACTGAAGGTGAGCAAGATTGGAGAGATTGAGGTGGCAGCTGTTAATCAGTGCACTGATCACTTGAAAGAGATCGAGAGATTGAAGGAGGAGCTGAGGCAAAAGGATCTTCAAATAGTAAATCGGTGTGAAGACCACTCAAAAGAGATTGAAAGATTGAAGCATGAGTTATCCCAAAAGGATCTTGAGATCTCTGTTCTCCACAAGATTGTGCAACAACATAAGGAAAAAGAGCTGCGGAGAAAATCAAAGAAGTTCTAAATCAAGGATCTGACAAAGAAAAAGTCAATGGCTTACGCGCATGATTAATTGTGCTCCTACCAATTTGGCAAACACAATGACGAATTTTGCCTTTGCACCAGAATGGTGCAGAGATTCCAATTTTGGGTAATGACGGAACTGTGTGGATTATTTAATTCATAGATAAGTTAGGTGGTTTTTTTGGCCCGCATTTTGTTCTTCAGGCTTTGGAAATCATCTGGATGCTGCTACTGCTTTGACGATGGAAATTAATTGTCAGCTGATTTCCGCATTttggtttttctattttttcatagAAAACTTAGAATGGAGTTTGTATTTCTGAAGTATTATGTATCAAGAGACATACTTAAAACTGTGTTGTTTCATCACCCCTAATGTAAAGAGCGTATTAAATTACGTGGGCACAGGGCTGATCTTTTCACTCCTTGAGCTCTGCTTCATTTAGAATGTGATGGTTAATCGAGATGGAAGAACCTACACGATTTGCACGGTTTGAAGTCTTAGAAATTTCTTGTCGACTGGGATTCAATGCATTATTCTGCCATTTGGAAATGGCAAATGCCTAAGACATGAGCAAGTTCATCACAAGCGCTTTGACATATGCATGACAAATTTCAGCATTCAAGGTTTGTTTTCTAAACATCACTAAAATATGAAGCATTCGATTCTTGGCCTTCTGATTTTGTTATGACCATTGCAGCGAAATATTTTTCTCAGCCTTTCTGAGGAGATGAAGGTTATGGTTAcattataagaaaaagaaaaaatgaaaggaaagcaGGAAGAAGATTTCAATGTGACATCTGAAACTGAAACGTAAGCAATTGAGAAGAATATGAATTGAACTTGATAGGGACGAGAAATATATGAATGTGATAAATATGCATGAAAGCCTGTTAACCAACTCTTCTCAAGTTTAGATGCTCCTGTACTCTTCCAATCTACATCTTGGGATTCTTTGTAGTGTTCAAGGTCAAACAACAATGGATTGTAACGCGTCATTCGCTTTCATAATCTTCTTCATCTCCGAATGTAAAAACCGAGGCATCAGCTGCTATGGCTTTAAAGTCACTGACTCCACCAGAGTCAGGCTTAGGCATCTCCAGGCCAGAAGCAGATTTCTCAGCTCCATCACTATGCACTTCCTTATTAGCGTAACCCTGTGAATGTTGCTCACTGCCTAGTGACAGCTTATCAGCACTTTGCGTCAAGGTCTCCATTTGCTTCACTGATGAACTCCCGGTATCAGGAACAAGAGTCGGCTCATCACCACGCCGTACTTGCTTGTTATTTGAGGGACGGGTCTCCTCTCCTTCACTGTCAGAGAAAACATCATCATCGTTGTCATTTTTTTGAGATGCCTTTGTGCCAGTTGATTTGCTTGTGGCTCTGCCATCTGGATCTGAACTTCTTGACATTGTATCAGGCTCCTTGCCAGTGGAGTCAGTATTGGCCTTTGCTGGCATGGTGCCATCATAATCTATCATTACAACTTCCACGTGGAATCCAGGAGAAGGAACATTTCTCTGCGTGGTGATTAGCAGTAGTTCTTAAATGAGGGAAGAATAAAGTTATCGAGAAACTTACATATGCTCAAAGTAGCACACAGGTAATAACTACTTTTACCTTGTCAAAGCCATCAAGATCAGATGAGGTTAGAAGTGTTCTGTTTTCCATCATTGTCGTATTTAACCAACTGAAAGAGAGCAACGAATGAGGTAATTATAATGATGCATATGCCCTAAGCCAACACAAGAAAATAAGGAAACTCTGTCCATGATCAATGAATTTACAAAAGTCTTTCAAATAGTATCCAATAAACCAGGTATTGCAGACATGCTTAATTTTAGCAGGTGGTtcataagctttttttttttgttgtcaaCCTCAATTTCCATCGCATCTTCATGGACAGAAATAAGCATGGAAAAGTAAAGCAAGCTGTATAACCGAAATACTACTTTGAGATTTGAGGCTACCCTAGTAGTTATTGTTTACACAGTATTGTATTGAGTCATctttttgctttatttattcATTGAGTCATTATAATAATTATGTGGTCTTGGCTACAATATTGAGCCATCGTCATTTCCGATCCAAGTGGCACATggtccaataaaaaaaataggagaagaATAAAGTAATTAGCAAACCAGTAAAAATCTCCTTGGTACTCATGAAAGTGGATTTTAAAGTCCCCCTTCAACTCTGTAAGGCCAGGCTCTCCTGGTATAGCAAAAACGACCACTCCCTTCTTGGGTGGTTTGATCCAGAAATCTTGTGGCTTCAAACGCATAAAAACTCAGGTTAATATGACTCCACAAAGAAGAAATGTCCATAGAGGCTGATGTAGATGAAGTTGCCAAGAAGTTGTTCAAATAAAGACTTTTCAAATATAGGCTTTACCATTAGATCTTTAGTCTTGGGATGCTTTTTGGAGGAGAAGAGAACACCTATCAATTTGAGAGACATCCATAAGTAGTCTTTCATGTAGCATGTGATAATGGTAATTGGTTAGAAGCAAACAAGAAACGTGAACAGCCAAGACAGAATTTCAGAGGCTGAAGATTTTCCTATTTTGAGTCTTGTGCAATTGACATAAATGAAGTGCAGGAAATTTGACTTATTCAACTTGACCCTGAAGACCTCACTAAACATCAAATGCCTCAAGACCAATGATGGTACCTATAGACAGGAAATCTATGCTGCCCCATACAGATGCGATGAGACACAAGTTTTATAGACAGAGAGTACAAATGAAATGGTAAAAAGATATGTTTCAATTGTCAGGCTGACTTTTTAAGGGGGGAAAAAGGCACTTGAATGAAGAAAGCCTGACGTTACCAAACATTAGGTGCTCCAAATAAGCATCAACCCGGTCCTAAGTTAAGTGATGAGGGTGCAATATATGGGGAATTAGCAAACAGAAAAAATTCGACGGAAACTAAAGACGGTAGACTTTATGAGGTTTGGCATGAACTCCTAAATAAGATAATGCTTCAGCTGAAGAGAATGCTATGTTTCTTTCTGACATCTTTGTTCATTTAGTATGCAAAATGAAGCTACAGTAGCCTTCCAAGTAAACTCTTTTATTGACATCCTGATGCCATGGACATTTGGACTTACATAGTCTTCTCTACTACATGTCAGAAGCATCAGAATTTTAAgcatcaaaagaaaagcaaacagGCATGACTACTCATATCAGATCTCAAGAAATCCAGAGAAAgccaatttgaaaattcaaaagtagCTTAAAATCCAACTTTTTGGCTGAAGTTCACTTACTTAAACGTGAAACTATCCAGCTCCTGacttttagattgcatattGGGTTTATAATCATTTCGAACTTAATTTGACCATCCTAGTTCTTTCAGTCCAGTTATCAGTATTTCTGTTTTAAATAATAGTTTGGATTACATAGTGCCTAATTATTCTTTTGgttctccttttctttcgaGAAAGTAGCAAAGCTTCAAAAACAACTTGTATAAGCAAAGAAAAACTCCCAATTGAGAATGTGTTTACTGAAGATTATGGAGGAGAGCATGTAACATAGGCATAGAAGTCCTCGAGCAAATGACACCTGTTATGAATACTTTAGGGATGGCTAcattattcccttttttttttttgggctgaaACATTACTACGTATTAAGATGAGTCATATTGGCCACTAATTTTCATGggtgaaaataacaaaatatccTTATATAGTAGAGATATATGTATTAATATCAGACCAGATTCTGATGAGTGAGGTATGTTATTAAGAGCATCCACAAGTAACTTGAATACAAGCCAGAGACAAAAATGTTTGTCTCCAATTTGCAAAACATATGGAGAGAATATGAACAGTACAATCTGCAAAGAGATGCAAAACATACCATTATGATCAGATATCGTAATCGCTGGCCTTATCCAGGAGGGACATCTGTGAAGCCGGAATCCTCTAAGCATGCATCTGATGAATTTCCAAATTTAGGATAGTGTGACACCAATCAATGTTATTCTATAACTGATTCAAAGGAGCATACCTACGTCCAGCTGGAATTTCTCTACTGAAGCCGGTTAAAACACGCTCAAAGTACTGGACATACCTCTGTTCacagaattaaaaaattgtcagaAAGATGTGATGGTGGATGGTGATTGACACCTTGCATTagaaattgttgtgcatgtgaTATTGACTGACAATTTGACTTGGAAGAACTAGAGCCTTGCCATCTATACATCTTTTCTGATTGTAGTAAGCAACGGCCTCATCAGCTGTAGGGAAGATCTGCATCATGTGGCAAATACAAAACAGAGGAACAAAGGAAGTCAAGTAAATACTAAACATAGACCAGTTCCATAAACAAATATGAGTGCCCAGCAGATGAACCGTATGTCTCTGTATCTGATTACCTTCATGAACAAGAGAAGGCTACAGATCATCAACCCTGTCCTACCCATCCCAGCTTTACAGTGAACTGCCACAACATTTTCTATGTCCTCCTTCAACCATGAGGATGCACTTTGACAAAAGGATAGTATAAGTGGCATAGGTGGGCAATTGTGATCAGCAAATGGAAAGGTCGCAACCTATGATGCATCCAAAAAGTCAAAAGCCCATACTTGGGAATTAACAGAAAGCCATAATGATCATGGCACtaacaaataatcaactttgaCTTTGAGAGGTCAAAACCTCCCCCACCCACAGAATTATACGAGAGAGTATAAATATTACCTTTCCACCAAAAAGTGATGCATCATATAGCCTTTCTGAACAGAGATTATAGACTTTGTATTTTCCCTGCAGATAAAGTGCTTGTATGAAGCAGTAGTTAAGACAATGGCAAAGGTGGTGATAGGAAACAATGCAATCAGAATGTCAAACGAATCTTCCCAAGCACCATCTCTTAATGAAGGAAAGGTGAGATCAGTTGCTAAACTAGTTCAGCATGGGAGCAAATTAGACAGCAATGACATTTTTGTGGGAATGAAGCACACAAGCAAACTGAACTCATCTCAAGATTCTCAACAATTTAATCTGCTGACTTAAGTTGCCCAAATAAAATGCTATCTTGCAGAAAACACTGATCCAGTAAACATATGAAATCGTAGAAAAGGAGTAGACAGTGTTGTTTAGCAGGAATTTGAAACAGAGTGGATCTACTATATCTACCATTAAGACGAAATAACGCAATCCCTCACATCTTGGAAAAAGAAGCAGCCACCCTGACTAGGTCATGGATAAGAAGtgcaaaaaatggaaagtgaCAATCTGTCTGTTTTTTCCCTGTTAGATATTGAAGCTAAAAAAATAGTTGCGTAGTACTAATGGACAAATTTTGGGGACATCATCTCATTTCTGGATTCCATCTCATTTTGttagaaagaaaaagtttgatgTAACAGAACAGACTATGTTCACATATAAGCTTTGTTATGCCATGGCTAAATTTTGAATGATTGCAACAGAACTATCTGCAAACTCAGCAAATGTTATCTAACTCATCTGACTCCTCAATAACATGTCTTAACATAAAATATGTGCAGATTTACAGATCCCAGTGTAGATCAACACACGGATTACTAGAAAGTGCGTTTTATAGGGGggcaaaagagaataaaaaaataaattaacaaataacTCATAGAAATAGCTTGTTTGAAAGATAACATTACCTGGTGGTGCgtctcaaaaaaattaatcaccTCTTCCATATGATTACGATAAAAGCCCTGGAAAATAAGCTTCAGTTACTATATTGTTGGATAGTCTGAGGTCGaacaaatattaaattttggcaGAGCTTTTCACCTCAAAATACCCAAATAGACCTGAGCTTATAT
Above is a window of Eucalyptus grandis isolate ANBG69807.140 chromosome 9, ASM1654582v1, whole genome shotgun sequence DNA encoding:
- the LOC104418506 gene encoding LOW QUALITY PROTEIN: small RNA degrading nuclease 3 (The sequence of the model RefSeq protein was modified relative to this genomic sequence to represent the inferred CDS: inserted 1 base in 1 codon), whose translation is MEDQLDMAEKKVLVEVVKMAQKRGMSGAKGVWKDFLNSYDKQLGASLSDPSRRSKEVLAAFLKTFTDENDLKLFAKVIQCHSNRALTELFKEESPQHKSPEQRLVRLTLEHPQYPSEYSFPSYEEEWVVIKLKKKSKVMRSTNLVAVDCEMVLCEDGTEACVRVCVVDRNLKVKLNEFVNPGKAIADYRTEITGIAAADLDGVKCSLSDVQTSMKKLLSHGTILVGHSLNNDLQALKLDHARVIDTSYIFKYSDAPFQRKPSLNNLCKSVLGYEVREKGAPHNCLDDACAAMKLVLAVVERGCDTNIPCLHDVVPDSEVAKLLLHRIPRIVPIGELHGAMPGEFRVEPKSSKNARGDTYSALAVFSSMEEAHRVYESLXGTLEKDSFGRSQKVITFHLSTGTEANLCVRETMHDNSLGQLLKKRAAEMLDSGELKKLKVSKIGEIEVAAVNQCTDHLKEIERLKEELRQKDLQIVNRCEDHSKEIERLKHELSQKDLEISVLHKIVQQHKEKELRRKSKKF
- the LOC104418508 gene encoding phosphatidylinositol 3,4,5-trisphosphate 3-phosphatase and protein-tyrosine-phosphatase PTEN2A isoform X2, producing the protein MDAQPVDSSSQSPSTSSEDKPTVPSISQTGTPSHELPSFLSASGISSWTRNLKLPQPLATSKDSSQSPNSGIGTLSRFANGMGFRLPAGTPTKEADRGTSENAQSGGLGSVAKGLLDSSRNAVKAVQVKARHVVSQNKRRYQEGGFDLDMTYITENVIAMGFPAGDISSGLFGYFEGFYRNHMEEVINFFETHHQGKYKVYNLCSERLYDASLFGGKVATFPFADHNCPPMPLILSFCQSASSWLKEDIENVVAVHCKAGMGRTGLMICSLLLFMKIFPTADEAVAYYNQKRCIDGKALVLPSQIRYVQYFERVLTGFSREIPAGRRCMLRGFRLHRCPSWIRPAITISDHNGVLFSSKKHPKTKDLMPQDFWIKPPKKGVVVFAIPGEPGLTELKGDFKIHFHEYQGDFYCWLNTTMMENRTLLTSSDLDGFDKRNVPSPGFHVEVVMIDYDGTMPAKANTDSTGKEPDTMSRSSDPDGRATSKSTGTKASQKNDNDDDVFSDSEGEETRPSNNKQVRRGDEPTLVPDTGSSSVKQMETLTQSADKLSLGSEQHSQGYANKEVHSDGAEKSASGLEMPKPDSGGVSDFKAIAADASVFTFGDEEDYESE
- the LOC104418508 gene encoding phosphatidylinositol 3,4,5-trisphosphate 3-phosphatase and protein-tyrosine-phosphatase PTEN2A isoform X1, encoding MLHKINSVGLGLNQIIGENLCLCRHFSFICLIIWPGDFQGFFVSHAKEGLFDCVDLLIIALGGKMDAQPVDSSSQSPSTSSEDKPTVPSISQTGTPSHELPSFLSASGISSWTRNLKLPQPLATSKDSSQSPNSGIGTLSRFANGMGFRLPAGTPTKEADRGTSENAQSGGLGSVAKGLLDSSRNAVKAVQVKARHVVSQNKRRYQEGGFDLDMTYITENVIAMGFPAGDISSGLFGYFEGFYRNHMEEVINFFETHHQGKYKVYNLCSERLYDASLFGGKVATFPFADHNCPPMPLILSFCQSASSWLKEDIENVVAVHCKAGMGRTGLMICSLLLFMKIFPTADEAVAYYNQKRCIDGKALVLPSQIRYVQYFERVLTGFSREIPAGRRCMLRGFRLHRCPSWIRPAITISDHNGVLFSSKKHPKTKDLMPQDFWIKPPKKGVVVFAIPGEPGLTELKGDFKIHFHEYQGDFYCWLNTTMMENRTLLTSSDLDGFDKRNVPSPGFHVEVVMIDYDGTMPAKANTDSTGKEPDTMSRSSDPDGRATSKSTGTKASQKNDNDDDVFSDSEGEETRPSNNKQVRRGDEPTLVPDTGSSSVKQMETLTQSADKLSLGSEQHSQGYANKEVHSDGAEKSASGLEMPKPDSGGVSDFKAIAADASVFTFGDEEDYESE